CGAGACGCGCGCGCGCAGGTCTTCGAGACGGTGGCTGCGGCGCTCGAGTTCGCGCAGGTGGGTGAAGAGCTTGCGCCAGACGTGGAGCGCGGCGGTGTTGACGCGGCCGCAGAGCCGCTCCAGCGTGCCATCGGCGGCGTAGAAGACGGACAGGCCGGCCAGCGCGTGCTCAGGGTGGGGCAGCCGCGTGCGCATGAGGTGCGCGCTGGCGCGGCTCTCCTCCTGCATGAGAGCGAGGCACGCCTGCCAGCGGGCCGTGAGGCGGCCCTGGCGCAGCTTGCTGATTTCGGGAGTAATCTCGGTGCGAAGGGTGTGGATGCGGTTGAGAAACCTCTTGAGGAAGCGATCCAGTTCAGTGAGGATCAGACGCGCCGTTGGCGCGTCGTAGCGGCTGGTGGCGAAACCGAGGAGGCGGACGTTGAAATCGCCGAGGGTACGGCTGACGTCGTCGGTGAGAGCGCCCATGCGCGCGAGCCTGTAGAAGACGCCGCGCGCGGTTTCATAGTCGAGCGACTCAACACCGGTCTTGTTAAAAAGCCGGACCGTCTCGCGCAGTGTGCCGATGAGTTCCGAGAGGAGGTCGCGGGTGTCGGTGTCGGCCGGTTCGAGGTCGTCATGGCGGCGCGCCTCCAGCCAGAGGAGGAAAGCGGCGGCCTCATCGGCGAGGCGGTAGCGGAACTTGCGGCGGCGGTTATCCTTGTAGCCGCGCAAACGTTCTTTCTCGAGACGGTCGGTGATCAGGTTCCAGATCAGCAGTTGGCGCAAGTCCTGGTTGAAGAGTTCCGCCGTGTAGGCTTCGCCGCCCAGGGCGGAACGGACTGCGGCGTGGAGATCCTCGTGCAGCGGCTCCAGTTCGTGTTCGCGACGGAAGGCGAGCATCGCGGCAAGGAGGGTCACATAGGGGACGGCGCGTTCTGACAGGAGCAGGTGTCCCACGTTCCGGTTGCGACGCTCCAGGAGCTGGGCGGCGGGGTCTTGTGGCGATTCGGTTGGCGCGTCAATGGGCATGTGGCAGACGATAGCAAACCGCCGCGCGGAAAGACAGCGCGAATTCGTTAGACGGGCTCAGGGACAGGAAATCCTTGTCTACTCCCACGCATCGAGTCCCAGCCATCCGCACACGCAACCTTCTCGCGTCCAGCGTGTTGCGCACCGACTCAGTTTCTCTGTCCCCGCATTCTCCTGTCCCCGCATTCTCCCGCGTGCGGCATCAGCGGCGCGGCTTGCCGCGACCGCTGGGTGCCCGGGGGCTGGGCCTCGTGTATTCGACGCCCGGCAGCCCGGCAAAGTGTCCGTCCTGCGTCCAGAGCGTGGCCCGTTCCGACCAGGCGGTCGACAGGATCAGACTGTCCGCCATGGGCAGACGGTGCTTGAGGCTGATGAGCGCCGCACGCAGCGCAATCGCTTCGGTGACTTCAATCACTCGGCCTTGTTTCATCTGTCCAATGGCCTGCAGGGCCTTCGCCTCGTCGGCGACCGCATTCACTTTCTTGAAGACCTCGTACAGGCAAATCACGGGAACAAGCAGTTCGTCCACGTTCTCGACCAGAGGCGCAAACACACCTGCATGGCTTCCATCGAACAGGAACTCGATCCAGCCTGACGTGTCGACAACGTTCATGCCCGGTCCTCCTCATCACGCTCAAACCGGGCATCATACCCCTTGAGAAAGCCCCGCATGCTGCGCATGGGGCGGAGCGGGATCAGTTCAATGCGATCGTCGAAACAGATGACCTGCAGGCGTTCGCCCGCGCGGATGCGGGCCCGCTCCCTGACGGCAACCGGAATGACGACCTGATATTTCGGGGATACGGTTACCGTGTCCATGCTATCGATCTCCTTTTGGTGCTACGTATACCAGATCGATTGGCGTCAGGTCAATACCTCTCTTCTGTCCCCGAACGATTCCATGTGTTTTCTTCGTGTTCTTTGCGTTCTCTCGCGGCAACCCCGGCCTCTGGAGTCCGCCTAGTGCTTCCTCATGCTCTTCTTGGCGGTTTTGATGAAGCGACCGAATGACCTGTCCTTTTTGCGCTTCTCGACGAGCGACAGATCGTAAAACTCGGTCTCTTTTCTGAGCTTGAGATAGCTCGAATCAGGCGTTGACGACGAGGCAACCCGCCATCATGTCGTGCAGCCCCTGCTTGCGCTCGGTGATGCCGACCATGATGAAGCCGACAAACAGGGTCAGGACCGAAAGGATCTTGCCAAAGTGCCGGCCTGTGGCTTTGGCAAACGAAATGGGATTGCCGTCCACATCGGTGACCTTGATCCCCAGCGCCATTTTACCGAGCGTGGCCTGTCGCGGCGAGCTTTCGAGCAAGGCCGAATAGAGCCACCCCATGACGACGCCAATCAGATTGCCGATGGCCTCCGCACCCTCGACAGATCCGGTCGCGGCCCCATACACCATCCCGAAGATGAACCCCACGACGAATCCGGCGACCATCAGGACGAAACCGTCAATGAGGCACGCCGCAAACCGTTTCCAGAATCCGGCGTACCCCGCGAACGCCGCGGCCACAGGCATCGCGATCGGAGGCGCGGGCGGCAGGTGTGAACCCGGCGGCAGAAGCCCCTCGACTGATGAGGCGCACATCCAATCCTTCATCGTTTCGGCCCAGACCAGAGTCTCCGGACGCAGCCGCTGGGACTGGAACAGTTGCTGGAGCGCACTTTCCGGAACGGGTCCCTCCTGACGGCCGTCAACCGCGTAGTACCACAGACGCTCACTCATCGGCATTGCTCCTTTCTTAGTCGGCGACCGGCAACGGGCCGGCCAGCATCTCAAAGTCGGTGAGCGCGGAGGTTTCGCCCGAGCACACCTGTTCCTTAAGCATGCGTAACCGCGGCATCCGTTCCGCCAGCCAGCGCTTCGCGACCAGCAGCTTCTTGGGGCTGGCCGTGGCCTGGTCGCAGAAGAGCGCGGCCACGATCAGATCGACCGCCATGTCGACCAGCTTGCGGCCGTGGAGGTCGCGGTAGGCGTTGCTGGCCGTCTGCGCCTTGACGAACGCCACCGACTCGGCCAGCAGCGCCTGCCCCTCGCGGATATGGACCACCTGCGTCTCCAGCTCGTGCGGCCAGACGCGGTCGCCCAGGATATCCTGGATGACCTCGCCCACGGTGTCGCCGATGACGCCCGCCAGAGAGGCGACCACCTGGAGCTGGCTGGTGCCTTCGTAGATCGTGGTGATGCGGCTGTCGCGCAGGTGGCGCTCGACCGCGTAGTCCTTCATGTAGCCGCTGCCGCCGAGCACGGCCATCGAGCTGTTGGAGACGCGCATGGACATCTCGGACGAGAAGTACTTCGCCATCGGGGTCAGCATCTTGCTGAACGCCTTGTACTTGCGCTCCTCGGCGCGCAGACGCTTGAGCTCGTCGGGCGCGGCCTGCTGGGCCTCGGCGACGCAGACGCCCAGTCCCTCTTCCAGGTCCACGGAATAGGCCGCGTAGTAGCTCAGCGCGCGCGCCGCCTGCACATCGAGGCTCATGTCGAGGAGCAGGTCGCGCACCGCCGGGAAGTTCTCGATGGCGGTGTTGAACTGCTTGCGGCTGTGGGCGTAGGCGCGGGCGACGCGGTAGGCCGCCTCGCCAATGCCCAGGCTCTGCGCGGCGATGCCGATGCGCGCGCCGTTCATCAGGCTCATGACGTACGTGATCAGGCCGCGCCGGCGCTCGCCGATCAGCTTGGCCGGGGCGTCGTCAAAGCAGATCTCGCAGGTCGGGCTGCCGTTGATGCCGAGCTTGTGCTCCAGGCGGCGCACGCGCACCCGCGGGCCGCGCTCGACCAGCAGGCAGGAGAGGCCGCGTCCGTCGGCGATCTCCGGCTCGGTGCGGGCCAGCACCAGCAGCACCTGGCCGCAGCCGTTGGTGATGAAGCGTTTCACGCCGCGGACCAGCCACTGCCCGGAGGCGTCCTGGTAGGCCTTGGTCTTCACCGCCTGCAGGTCGCTGCCGGCATCCGGCTCGGTCAGCACCATCGCGCCCGTCCATTCGCCGCTCGTCATGCGGGGGAGGTAGTCCCGCTTGATCTCCTCGCTCGCGAAGGCGTTGATGGTCTCGGCGATGCCCTGGAGCCCGTAAATGTTCATCAGCGCGGCGTCGGCCCGGCTGACGATGTCATTCGACATCGTGTAGAGCAGGTTCGGGCCGTTCAGCCCGCCGAAGCGGTAGGGCAGGATGAAACCCATCGCATCGGCCTGCCCGAGGAGCTTGACCGCCTCGGCGATTCCCGGCGCGTAGGTGACGCTGCCGTCGGCGTTCAGGATGTTGCCGGCCGTGTCGGTGTCGGCGGCGGTCGGCGCCACGCGCTCGCCGGCGATCTCGCCGATGACCTCCAGAATGCGGCGGTAGTTATCGAGCGCCTCCGGCGCGTCGGCCGGCGCAAAGTCGAACTCCTTCGCAAAGCGGAAGTTCTGCTCCCGGAGAGCGGCCACGCGCGCCAGGTTCATGTGCTGGAAGAGGAACTGGATGTCCTCGTTGTCGGTGAAGAAATTCGCCATGGTGGATAATCCTCGCTGTCTTATGCTTTGCTTGCGCCGGTAACCGCGTCGGACAGGCTCGCGCCCGAGCGGATGCTCTTGATCATCCGCGGTATGACCTCGTTCAGGTCGCCCACGATGCCGTAGTGCGCGACGCCGAAGATCGGCGCATCCTTGTCGATGTTGATGGCCAGGATCTTGGCCGACTCCTGCATGCCGGCGCGGTGCTGCACCGCGCCCGACACGCCGCAGCAGATGTACAGCGCCGGACGGACCGTCGTGCCGGTCTGGCCGACCTGGTGGTCGTGATCCACGTATCCCAGGTCCACCGCCGCGCGGCTGCCGCCCACGGCCCCGCCGAGGATGTTCGCCAGGTCCCAGATCAGGCGGAACGCGTCGCGGCTCCCGACGCCCGCCCCGCCCGCGACGATGATCCGCGCGCCCTTGAGGTTGACCTTCTTGGCGCGGCGCTGCGACTCGACCACCTCCGTCGGCAGGTCGAGGCCGGCGAGGTTCACCGGGAACTTGATCGTCTTGCCCGTGCGGCCGGCCTCGGCCACCGTCATGCGCATCACCCCTTCGCGCACCGTCGCCATCTGCGGCCAGCGGTGCGGGTTGACGATCGTCGCGATGATGTTGCCGCCGAACGCCGGGCGGATCTGCAGCAGCAGCTTGGCGATGTGCTCCTTGGTCTGCGGGTCGGTATGGTCGCCGATCTGCAGGTCCGTGCAGTCCGCCGTCAGCCCGCACTTCATGGCCGAGGCCACGGTGGGGGCCAGGTCGCGGCCGATCGCCGTCGCGCCGAACAGACAGATCTGCGGCTTGTAGGCGGTGATCAGGTCGCAGACGACCCGCGTGTAGCTCGCGGTCTGGTAGTGCGTCAGCACGCCATCCTCGGCCAGGTAGATCAGGTCGGCCCCATGCTGCGCGAGCGTGGCGCACAACGGACGGACCTTGCTGCCGACGAGCACGGCCGCCAGCGGCACGCCGAGCTGGTCGGCCAGCTCGCGCCCCTTGCTCAGCAGCTCCAGCGGCACCTCCGAGAGATGGCCGGCCTCCTGCTCCGCAAACACCCAGACTTCGCCTTTTCGATTCACTTCGATCATGTGGGATTCCTCGCTGTCTTCACCCGATGGTGTGGTCCTGGATCAACTCGCCGATCAGGCTCGCGATGCCGGCCTCGGTGGGCGGAAACTCCTTGTAATCGCCGCCCGCCAGCACGATGGACTGGATGCGGTGTACCTTGGTCGGACTGCCCGCGCCGCCGCACCACCCCAGGTCGGCCTCGATGTCGTCGAGGTTCCACTGGGTGATCAACAGCTTGCGGGCCTGCATCTCGGCGCACCGGTGCGCGGTCTCGGCGGCCTTCGCCTCGGCCGTGGCCGACGCGCCCAGCGCGCCGTCCACCGCCTTGGCGATCTCGACCGGCGCGCGGGCCTTCTTGGCCTTC
The genomic region above belongs to Lentisphaerota bacterium and contains:
- a CDS encoding type II toxin-antitoxin system VapC family toxin codes for the protein MNVVDTSGWIEFLFDGSHAGVFAPLVENVDELLVPVICLYEVFKKVNAVADEAKALQAIGQMKQGRVIEVTEAIALRAALISLKHRLPMADSLILSTAWSERATLWTQDGHFAGLPGVEYTRPSPRAPSGRGKPRR
- a CDS encoding AbrB/MazE/SpoVT family DNA-binding domain-containing protein — protein: MDTVTVSPKYQVVIPVAVRERARIRAGERLQVICFDDRIELIPLRPMRSMRGFLKGYDARFERDEEDRA
- a CDS encoding RDD family protein: MPMSERLWYYAVDGRQEGPVPESALQQLFQSQRLRPETLVWAETMKDWMCASSVEGLLPPGSHLPPAPPIAMPVAAAFAGYAGFWKRFAACLIDGFVLMVAGFVVGFIFGMVYGAATGSVEGAEAIGNLIGVVMGWLYSALLESSPRQATLGKMALGIKVTDVDGNPISFAKATGRHFGKILSVLTLFVGFIMVGITERKQGLHDMMAGCLVVNA
- a CDS encoding acyl-CoA dehydrogenase, with translation MANFFTDNEDIQFLFQHMNLARVAALREQNFRFAKEFDFAPADAPEALDNYRRILEVIGEIAGERVAPTAADTDTAGNILNADGSVTYAPGIAEAVKLLGQADAMGFILPYRFGGLNGPNLLYTMSNDIVSRADAALMNIYGLQGIAETINAFASEEIKRDYLPRMTSGEWTGAMVLTEPDAGSDLQAVKTKAYQDASGQWLVRGVKRFITNGCGQVLLVLARTEPEIADGRGLSCLLVERGPRVRVRRLEHKLGINGSPTCEICFDDAPAKLIGERRRGLITYVMSLMNGARIGIAAQSLGIGEAAYRVARAYAHSRKQFNTAIENFPAVRDLLLDMSLDVQAARALSYYAAYSVDLEEGLGVCVAEAQQAAPDELKRLRAEERKYKAFSKMLTPMAKYFSSEMSMRVSNSSMAVLGGSGYMKDYAVERHLRDSRITTIYEGTSQLQVVASLAGVIGDTVGEVIQDILGDRVWPHELETQVVHIREGQALLAESVAFVKAQTASNAYRDLHGRKLVDMAVDLIVAALFCDQATASPKKLLVAKRWLAERMPRLRMLKEQVCSGETSALTDFEMLAGPLPVAD
- a CDS encoding electron transfer flavoprotein subunit alpha/FixB family protein, with product MIEVNRKGEVWVFAEQEAGHLSEVPLELLSKGRELADQLGVPLAAVLVGSKVRPLCATLAQHGADLIYLAEDGVLTHYQTASYTRVVCDLITAYKPQICLFGATAIGRDLAPTVASAMKCGLTADCTDLQIGDHTDPQTKEHIAKLLLQIRPAFGGNIIATIVNPHRWPQMATVREGVMRMTVAEAGRTGKTIKFPVNLAGLDLPTEVVESQRRAKKVNLKGARIIVAGGAGVGSRDAFRLIWDLANILGGAVGGSRAAVDLGYVDHDHQVGQTGTTVRPALYICCGVSGAVQHRAGMQESAKILAINIDKDAPIFGVAHYGIVGDLNEVIPRMIKSIRSGASLSDAVTGASKA